In one window of Aceticella autotrophica DNA:
- a CDS encoding adenine phosphoribosyltransferase, protein MTLDAVKSLIREIPDFPKKGIDFKDITPVLRDKEAFNYSINMLAKALEGKNIDLIAGSEARGFIFGAPLAYKMGVGFIPVRKPRKLPPTTIKYEYELEYGIDALEMQKDAIQKGQRIIIVDDLLATGGTAYAVLKLIEQLGGIVDSLLFLIELTSLNGRKKLDGYDIISLIKY, encoded by the coding sequence ATGACGCTTGATGCTGTTAAATCATTAATAAGAGAAATTCCGGATTTTCCTAAAAAGGGTATTGATTTTAAGGATATTACACCTGTATTAAGGGATAAAGAAGCATTTAATTATTCTATTAATATGTTGGCAAAAGCCCTTGAAGGCAAAAATATAGACTTGATTGCGGGGTCTGAAGCAAGGGGTTTTATATTTGGTGCACCGTTAGCATATAAAATGGGGGTAGGATTCATACCTGTTAGAAAACCCAGGAAACTACCTCCGACGACAATTAAGTATGAATATGAATTAGAATACGGTATAGATGCGCTTGAGATGCAAAAAGATGCAATACAAAAAGGTCAAAGAATTATAATCGTTGATGACCTTTTAGCAACAGGCGGTACTGCATATGCTGTTTTAAAGTTAATAGAACAGCTTGGGGGTATTGTTGATAGTTTATTGTTTTTGATTGAATTAACATCTCTTAATGGGAGGAAAAAACTTGACGGATATGATATAATTTCATTGATAAAGTATTAA
- a CDS encoding RNA-guided endonuclease InsQ/TnpB family protein: protein MKLKKNNPDFRQRVIQFELNPNERQTIILNSLTYASSKLWNIANYEIKNWNKDKKYPDWYDQKSRLKNSFWYKNLPLQSAQETLKQLHEAWQSYHKLRKTGGVKNPKPPRYKNTNFNVRWLNKGFKIIDGKIRLSVPKQQKKYLKEKYNINSDYLYIAIPSEYKNISGNPKVIEIIPLSKTRIYKVNIITELPLITQKEDNEIYMSIDLGINNLMTCYTTTGKTFIISGRQLLSINRYFDKMIAYYQSIAYAEQSANKNKYRKDTKRIQNLYAKRRKQIKHLLHTAAKRVVEIAEKIRVTKIIIGDITYIRENKDIGHVNNQKLHKWPFEKLKNLITYKAEDKGIIVEKQEESYTSQCSPYEKEISFDTANKTNRKQRGLYVVENKLFNADC, encoded by the coding sequence GTGAAATTAAAGAAAAACAATCCTGATTTCAGACAAAGGGTTATACAATTTGAATTAAACCCTAATGAAAGACAAACAATAATCCTAAATTCCTTAACATATGCCTCATCAAAACTATGGAATATAGCAAATTATGAAATAAAGAATTGGAATAAAGACAAAAAATACCCTGACTGGTATGACCAAAAATCAAGGTTAAAAAACAGCTTCTGGTATAAAAATCTGCCATTACAATCAGCACAAGAAACATTAAAACAACTTCATGAAGCATGGCAGTCATATCATAAATTAAGAAAAACTGGTGGGGTAAAAAATCCAAAACCGCCAAGATACAAAAATACAAATTTCAATGTAAGGTGGTTAAACAAAGGATTTAAAATCATTGACGGTAAAATAAGATTATCTGTACCCAAACAGCAGAAAAAATATTTAAAAGAAAAATACAATATAAATTCTGATTATCTTTACATAGCAATACCCAGTGAATATAAAAATATAAGCGGTAATCCCAAGGTCATCGAAATAATACCTTTATCCAAAACAAGGATATATAAGGTCAATATTATTACCGAGTTACCGCTCATCACACAGAAAGAAGATAACGAAATATACATGAGCATAGATTTGGGTATAAACAACCTTATGACATGCTATACAACAACAGGCAAAACATTTATCATATCAGGCAGACAATTACTAAGCATAAACAGATATTTTGACAAAATGATAGCGTACTATCAATCCATAGCATATGCCGAGCAATCAGCAAATAAAAACAAATACCGCAAAGATACGAAAAGAATACAAAATCTATACGCAAAAAGAAGGAAACAAATAAAACATCTGCTTCATACAGCTGCAAAGCGTGTTGTAGAAATTGCAGAAAAGATAAGAGTAACAAAAATAATAATAGGAGATATAACTTATATACGGGAAAACAAAGATATAGGACACGTAAACAATCAAAAACTCCACAAATGGCCTTTTGAAAAACTAAAAAACCTGATAACATATAAAGCAGAAGATAAAGGAATAATTGTAGAAAAGCAAGAAGAAAGCTATACAAGCCAATGCAGTCCTTATGAAAAAGAAATAAGCTTTGATACTGCAAATAAAACAAACCGCAAACAAAGAGGATTGTATGTTGTAGAAAACAAACTGTTTAATGCTGATTGTTAG
- a CDS encoding SurA N-terminal domain-containing protein: MFINQRLRKKVKKLKKFIPIILILSILLTGCGDKVVKKVAGHNITESQLLKQYKEFKKANPALSDKDAKNKALQYFVQKNVILAEAKKEGISVSDKDIENAYKEESKDNKFITKEDAKVNLLYDKLYEKYTKDVTVPDEKLKDYYHKNTKKFTVFPLYAITVLNSAQAADIYNKLAAGADFNSLVSQSVDEKTKSQGGFAGNYSEYNPPKNIGWNLHPNQLYNFQFKSEEKNIIIKTGDEKILPFDDVKDKINSLLLPEEKNRVFNEKLKEWEKEYTK; this comes from the coding sequence ATGTTTATTAATCAAAGATTAAGAAAGAAGGTAAAAAAGTTGAAAAAATTTATCCCTATTATATTGATACTTTCGATACTTTTAACTGGTTGCGGTGATAAGGTAGTAAAAAAAGTTGCGGGACATAATATCACAGAATCTCAGCTTTTAAAGCAATATAAGGAATTTAAGAAAGCCAATCCCGCATTAAGCGATAAGGATGCAAAAAACAAGGCGCTGCAATATTTCGTTCAGAAAAATGTCATACTTGCAGAAGCCAAAAAAGAGGGCATATCTGTTTCCGACAAAGACATAGAAAATGCCTATAAAGAGGAATCTAAAGACAACAAGTTTATAACAAAAGAAGATGCAAAGGTTAATTTGTTATACGATAAACTGTATGAGAAGTATACAAAAGATGTAACAGTGCCTGATGAAAAATTGAAAGACTATTATCACAAAAACACAAAGAAGTTCACTGTTTTTCCTCTATATGCGATAACTGTCCTTAACAGCGCTCAGGCTGCCGACATATACAATAAATTAGCTGCCGGCGCTGATTTTAACAGTCTTGTCAGTCAAAGCGTCGATGAAAAAACAAAAAGTCAGGGCGGTTTTGCAGGCAATTACAGCGAATACAACCCGCCTAAGAATATAGGCTGGAATCTTCATCCGAACCAGCTATATAATTTTCAGTTTAAAAGCGAAGAAAAAAATATAATCATTAAAACAGGCGATGAGAAAATTTTGCCTTTTGACGATGTGAAAGACAAAATCAATTCTCTCCTGCTTCCGGAAGAAAAGAACAGGGTATTTAATGAAAAACTTAAAGAGTGGGAAAAAGAATATACAAAATAG